A region of the uncultured Bacteroides sp. genome:
TTTATAGAAAGCATTTGCCGACTCAATATTGGGAAATATCAACACGTCGGCCTGACCGTTAATTGGAGAAACAATGCCTTTTATATCACCACTTGCCTGTTCGCAGGAAGTTCTTACATCAAGAGGGCCGTCAATAATTGCATTACCAAACTCTCCCGCATCAGCTAGTTCCACAATGTTCACATAATCAAGTGAGTGAGGAAATTTGGCACTCACCTTCTCGGTACAGTGAATCAAAGAGATTCTGGGTTGTTCAATGCCAAAGCTGTGACATGTATCAATAGCATACCAGATCATTTCTATGCGTTGTTGCAGGGTGGGGCGGGGAATCACTGCTGCATCTGAGAAAAACAACAGCTTATCATACGTAGGAATCTGCATTACCGATAAATGAGTCAGCACTTTTCCAGGAGGCAACAGCCCTTTCTCCTTATCCAAAATTGCATGCAAAAGATTATCTGTATTGATTATTCCTTTCATCAGAATATCAGCACCGCCTGCGCGTACAATCCGAACTGCTTCACGCGCTGCCTCATCAGAGTCTTCAATGTGAATAGTCTTCACGAATTCTGGATATTTCTTCAAAGTCTGGTATTTCTCAAGGATAGAAGAATCTCCAATCATAAGAAATTCTGCAATCCCTTCCTCTAATGCTCTTGCTATTGCATATTCTGTATTTGGATCATTAGCGCAAACCACGGCAATTCGCCTGCGCCTTTTCAACGTCATCAAGTGAGCAGTTAACTGATCAAAACTTTTTATTGGTTCCATACTCTGTGATTTTTAGCAAATATGCAAAAAAAGAATGACTCAACCGCCTTAAAACCTGAGTAATTATCAAAAAGAAAGCAACAATTAATCATTTAGCTAATTCAAAGCGTCTATACTATCAATTTAACGTATCTAGTAGGCTAATATCTTTCAAAAGTATACATTTTAAAAGAAGCCTAAACTTGTTTGAATTTAACTGTAGGTTATATTGAAGTAAGCTCTACGGCTATTTTAAATAAGCCCTACTTTAATTAATAAAACAATAAGGATTGACAACCTTAACCTTCACTGTTTATTGGCTTAGTATAACCTAAATTCAAATTTTAATGTAAATTTGCAAAAAAAGTAAATATATGAGAGAGTATCAGTTTCCTCCTTCTCTCCAGGTTGGAGATAAGGTAACAATAATATCCCCTGCTGGAAAAATCGATAAAGGTTTTCTGAAGGGAGCAAAAAAAGTACTGGAATCATGGGGATTAGAAGTTGCTATCTCAAAATATGCAGCCGGAGAATCAGGAAGGTTTTCGGGTTCTGTAAAGCAACGAGCTACTGATCTTCAGTTGGCAATGGACGATAAACAAACAAAGGTAATTCTTTGCAGTAGGGGCGGTTACGGAGCAATTCACCTCGTTGATCAGATCAATTTCGATAAGTTCAGAGAGAATCCTAAATGGCTATTGGGTTACAGTGACGTAACCCTGCTTCACGAACTGTTCCAATACAATGGTTTCGCATCTATTCATTCTCTCATGGCAAGACATCTATCAGTTGAACCAAAAGATGATCCATGTGCTTTAAAGCTCAGGAATATACTGTTCGGAGAGTTGCCTTCTTATCAGTCTACAAAACACAAGCTGAATATAAATGGAACAGCCAAAGGCATTCTTCGGGGCGGAAATCTTTCTGTGCTCAACGGATTAAGGGGAACGCCCTACGATTTTCCAGCAGAAGGAACCATCCTATTTATTGAAGACATAGGAGAACGCCCGTATCACATTGACAGGATGATGAATAATCTTAAACTGGGAGGAGTTCTGGAAAAAATTTCAGGATTAATAGTGGGTCAGTTTACCGAATACGAAGAAGATTTATCTATAGGCAAGGAGGTGTACGAAATGATTGCCGACATGGTGGAACCTTACGGCTATCCCGTTTGCTTTGATTTCCCTGTAGGTCATGTGGTCAACAATGTTCCGCTGATTTGTGGCAGCGAAACAGAACTAACTGTAGATAATAAAGGTGTGAAATTAGTTTGCAAATAGTTACTCATCCGTATAATTTTGTGAAATCTCAGTAGAAAAAGAAATTATCTCCAGAAAGATTTGTACTTTTGGTCCGAGAAAACAAAGTAACATTGAAGAATGAAAAAGAATTATTTCATACTTGTTTCAGCTGCTATGCTGATTGCCTGTGCTTCATGCGGAATTAATAGTAATAAATCGGCCACTCAACAAACAGAAGAAACGGCGATTGTTAAGGCTCCCGACTTTGACGCAGATAGTGCTTATGACTATGTAAAAGCACAAGTTGACTTTGGTCCACGCGTGCCCAATACCAAGCAGCACGTAGCCTGCGGAGAATATCTAGCTAGGAAGCTGGCTTCATTTGGTGCAAAGGTTACCGATCAATATGCAGATTTGATGGCTTATGACGGCACTATACTGAAAGCTCGCAACATAATAGGTTCTTTCAATCCTGAAACAAAGAAACGAGTGCTTCTATTTGCCCACTGGGATACACGTCCATGGGCAGATAATGATAAAGATGAATCAAAGCATCATACTCCGATTCTGGGAGCTAATGACGGCGCAAGTGGCGTTGGCGTATTACTCGAGATGGCACGTTTAATGGGGCAAAAGAATCCATCAATAGGTGTAGACATTATCTTCTTTGATGCAGAAGATTACGGTACTCCTCAATTCTATAAAGGTAAGGATAAAGAAGATAGCTGGTGTTTAGGAACACAATACTGGGCCCATAATCCTCATGTGGAAGGGTATAATGCCCGCTTTGGCATTCTTTTTGATATGGTTGGAGGCAAAGGTGCAACCTTCTATCGTCAGCCAGCAGATGAATCTGCTAATTCTGTAGTAAAGAAGGTCTGGGATAAGGCCAACACATTGGGTTACGGCAGCTATTTTATCAATGAAGACGGAGGAGGCATAACAGACGATCATATATTTGTGAACCGTATTGCCAAAATACCAAGCATCGATATCATTCCTACCGACCGTAGCAGCGAACAAGGAGGCTTTGGCTACTTCTGGCACACAATGGACGATAATATGAATGTTATAGACAGATCAACGCTCAAAGCGGTAGGACAAACTGCTTTAGATGTGGTATATAATGAGAAATAAATTAGGAAAGACTAACAGATATGACAATAAATGAATTGCAAGAACAGGTAATCGAAGAATTCAGCGATTTCGATGACTGGATGGACAGGTATCAATTACTGATAGATTTAGGAAATGAACAGGAACCTCTTGAAGAACAATATAAAACAGAGCAGAATCTTATTGAGGGTTGCCAAAGTAGGGTATGGCTCCAGGCCGATAAAATTGATGGAAAACTTGTATTCAGGGCAGAAAGCGATGCACTCATCGTTAAAGGAATCATTGCCCTGCTTATAAAAGTAGTGTCCGGACATACACCTGACGAGATTTTAGAAAACGAGCTTTATTTTATAGATAAAATAGGATTGAAGGAACATCTTTCTCCTACAAGGAGTAACGGTTTGTTGTCAATGGTAAAACAAATGAGAATGTACGCACTGGCATTTAAAGCAAAAGGAGGAAATTAAAAATTCCTCCTTTGTTCTTTTATCAATATAATCAGGAATAAAAGAAACAGAAAACCTGTAGCAGCCACTACAATAAGCCCCCACTCAAAATTCCAGGTAAAGAAAGAAGCTCCAAAGAGTAATGTAGCAAGTACAAAAGAGATTACATCTCTCTTAACCCTACTTTTTTGCTTTAAGCGTTCATGAATTTTTTCCTCATCTATGAGCAAATCGCACCCTACAGAGCGAATAAGCATCCGCATAGTCTCTGGCGTAATTGCACTAGAGTCATATTCCACTTTCATCAACATATTTGAGTTATTTACAGTAACGCTTAAGACTCCTATCTGGGATCTGATAATGCGCTTAAGCCAATCGACTTTGTCTTTGTGCTTTATATTTTCTATTAGAAATACACTTCTTGCTATTGCATCCATATTCAATGATAATTACAATACAATTAATATATCAGAGCCTCTAAATTAGGTAATTATTAATAGATATACTATTTTTCGAGATAAATAATAAAAAATAAATTACTATTTAACAAAACCGTATTTTAATCAGCTAACTCTTTGAAAACAAACTATTAATAATGTTGTTCATTTTCTAAGGTTTCTAAATGGCTGTTACTTATTAACAAGAAAAAGATAACTAAACAGAATAGAATAAGTAGCTAATCCCCTATTTTATAGTTATTTAATATTCTTTCAGCCTCTACCTGATCCTTATAAAGCTGAGTCTTTAATTCCTCAATTCCATTGAACTTAACCTCAGAGCGAATGTGCTTAACAAAATACACACGGATAGTTCTGCCATAAATATAATGAGAGAAATTCAAGATATTTACTTCTATAGTCCGGTTTGTTCCATTATTTACTGTCGGGCGGTGACCAATATTAATCATTCCAATATAATCTGTATCATCAACAGATACACGGACAGCATAGACTCCATTAGGAGGGATTATTTTATCCGGATCTACGCTTAAATTTGCTGTAGGAAAACCAATGGTACGACCAATCTTATGCCCGGTCACAACAACACCATCTAAGTAGTAGTTATAGCCCAGATAATAATTCACTTTATCAAAGTTGCCTGATAAAAGAGCTGTACGGATAACAGAAGAACTAATCTTATAACCTTCTATTGTAAGCGCTTTCGCATGAATTACCTCCATACCAATCTGTTTCCCATACTGAAAATAGTCATTGAATCCCTCACTGCGATTATGACCAAAACGATGGTCGTAACCTATAATCAATGAATCTATATGAAATTGTTCCTTTAATACCTGAGACATAAAATCATGAGCAGTCAAGGCTGATAACTCGGCAGTAAAATTGAGAAGAAAACAATAGTCCACTCCCGTTTGGCTCAATAATTCTTCCTTTTCTTTGAGCGTAGTCAGTAATTCTAAATTATAATTTTGATCTATAACCTTGCGAGGATGCACCGGAAAAGTTATTAACGCAGCACGAAGACCTTTACTTGCAGCTACAGCTTTAACTTGTTCTATGAGATAACGATGTCCCATATGTACCCCATCAAAAAATCCTATTGTTGCTACACATGGTTCAATTGCATAATCTTTTGGATTGCAAATGATCTTCATCTTTTCATTATTTAAAGATATGCCCCCAGTCTTCCTGATCTTTGGGGGTATAAGTATGAATACCAAGTGACTCAGCCACCTTGCAATTTGCTGGAGAGTCATCTATAAAAAAAGTTTCTTCTGGTCTAATTCCAGTCTCTGCCAAAACCGTCTCAAAGATCTCTTTAGAGGGCTTAAGCTGATGTAACTGATAAGAAAGGAAAATCTTCTCAAAAAAGTCCTCCACGCGAAGACTTTTATAAGAGAAATAACGTTCACAAGACATCTCCCAATGTATTTGGTTCGTATTGCTTAACAAGTAAACATTATAGCTTTCACGAAGCTTCAATAAAAGGTCTAGTTTATAAGGTGGAACACTTATCAGAAAACTATTCCACGCATCGTCAATCTGCCTGTCGGTAATATCTTTCCCGATAGTCATTCTCAGTTCCTCGTGAAATTCATCTGTTGTAATATCTCCATTCTCCAACTTCATTAGAAGCCCCCGTTGATAATACGGATTCAGCATTTCTTCAATGCAATCAACGCCAATAGACTTAAAAGAATCAATACAGCGAGAACGATCCAAATCAACAAGTACTCCTCCAAAATCTATAATAAGGTTCTTTATCAGATTATTCATTTTCTAATGACTCTTCTTACGTTTGAAAAAACGAATAATCTCGCCTGCCCACAATACGATGGATGTCAAACCAATAATCACAAGCCATGTTTGCCATTCAAGAGGTTCAGTTCGGAAAACT
Encoded here:
- a CDS encoding SufE family protein; amino-acid sequence: MTINELQEQVIEEFSDFDDWMDRYQLLIDLGNEQEPLEEQYKTEQNLIEGCQSRVWLQADKIDGKLVFRAESDALIVKGIIALLIKVVSGHTPDEILENELYFIDKIGLKEHLSPTRSNGLLSMVKQMRMYALAFKAKGGN
- a CDS encoding M28 family peptidase — protein: MKKNYFILVSAAMLIACASCGINSNKSATQQTEETAIVKAPDFDADSAYDYVKAQVDFGPRVPNTKQHVACGEYLARKLASFGAKVTDQYADLMAYDGTILKARNIIGSFNPETKKRVLLFAHWDTRPWADNDKDESKHHTPILGANDGASGVGVLLEMARLMGQKNPSIGVDIIFFDAEDYGTPQFYKGKDKEDSWCLGTQYWAHNPHVEGYNARFGILFDMVGGKGATFYRQPADESANSVVKKVWDKANTLGYGSYFINEDGGGITDDHIFVNRIAKIPSIDIIPTDRSSEQGGFGYFWHTMDDNMNVIDRSTLKAVGQTALDVVYNEK
- a CDS encoding phosphate acyltransferase, which translates into the protein MEPIKSFDQLTAHLMTLKRRRRIAVVCANDPNTEYAIARALEEGIAEFLMIGDSSILEKYQTLKKYPEFVKTIHIEDSDEAAREAVRIVRAGGADILMKGIINTDNLLHAILDKEKGLLPPGKVLTHLSVMQIPTYDKLLFFSDAAVIPRPTLQQRIEMIWYAIDTCHSFGIEQPRISLIHCTEKVSAKFPHSLDYVNIVELADAGEFGNAIIDGPLDVRTSCEQASGDIKGIVSPINGQADVLIFPNIESANAFYKGVSLFSRANMAGLLQGPVCPVVLPSRSDCGLSKYYSIAMACLTCNNNDV
- a CDS encoding LD-carboxypeptidase, yielding MREYQFPPSLQVGDKVTIISPAGKIDKGFLKGAKKVLESWGLEVAISKYAAGESGRFSGSVKQRATDLQLAMDDKQTKVILCSRGGYGAIHLVDQINFDKFRENPKWLLGYSDVTLLHELFQYNGFASIHSLMARHLSVEPKDDPCALKLRNILFGELPSYQSTKHKLNINGTAKGILRGGNLSVLNGLRGTPYDFPAEGTILFIEDIGERPYHIDRMMNNLKLGGVLEKISGLIVGQFTEYEEDLSIGKEVYEMIADMVEPYGYPVCFDFPVGHVVNNVPLICGSETELTVDNKGVKLVCK
- a CDS encoding bifunctional riboflavin kinase/FAD synthetase codes for the protein MKIICNPKDYAIEPCVATIGFFDGVHMGHRYLIEQVKAVAASKGLRAALITFPVHPRKVIDQNYNLELLTTLKEKEELLSQTGVDYCFLLNFTAELSALTAHDFMSQVLKEQFHIDSLIIGYDHRFGHNRSEGFNDYFQYGKQIGMEVIHAKALTIEGYKISSSVIRTALLSGNFDKVNYYLGYNYYLDGVVVTGHKIGRTIGFPTANLSVDPDKIIPPNGVYAVRVSVDDTDYIGMINIGHRPTVNNGTNRTIEVNILNFSHYIYGRTIRVYFVKHIRSEVKFNGIEELKTQLYKDQVEAERILNNYKIGD
- a CDS encoding HAD family phosphatase; this translates as MNNLIKNLIIDFGGVLVDLDRSRCIDSFKSIGVDCIEEMLNPYYQRGLLMKLENGDITTDEFHEELRMTIGKDITDRQIDDAWNSFLISVPPYKLDLLLKLRESYNVYLLSNTNQIHWEMSCERYFSYKSLRVEDFFEKIFLSYQLHQLKPSKEIFETVLAETGIRPEETFFIDDSPANCKVAESLGIHTYTPKDQEDWGHIFK